From the genome of Hymenobacter sp. PAMC 26628, one region includes:
- a CDS encoding LacI family DNA-binding transcriptional regulator produces MKAGFVRGRQRFFCKGCAYHFTEAKPAVPERKRYQATLADVARAVGVASSTVSRALNGHADISPVTRKAIQEAARQLDYHPNFLAQSLKRRETMTIGVVIPDLERPFFATAVSGIQDVATAAGYRVMICQSKESYEAEVSNVQALIANRVDGLLICHSRETENFDHVKEPARRGIPVVHFDRVCNEVNSAKVILDDRQGAFAITEHLIEQGCRRIAILAGPPSLLISRQRQAGYLGALRKHGLPTSEELCTHINFRPESAVAALDAWLALPEPPDAIFAINYTNAFDLLLALKQRGLRVPADMAIVGFGDEFLAMLIEPGLTTVDLHPFRIGQQAARLFLEQMAQKEQFEPRTCIIPGELIIRQSSLKSRG; encoded by the coding sequence ATGAAGGCTGGCTTTGTGCGGGGGCGGCAGCGGTTCTTTTGCAAGGGCTGCGCCTACCACTTCACCGAAGCCAAGCCCGCGGTGCCCGAGCGCAAGCGCTACCAGGCCACGCTGGCCGACGTGGCCCGCGCCGTGGGCGTGGCGTCGTCCACGGTTTCCAGGGCCCTAAACGGGCACGCCGACATCAGCCCCGTCACGCGGAAGGCCATTCAGGAAGCGGCCCGGCAGCTCGACTACCACCCCAACTTTTTGGCCCAGAGCCTCAAGCGGCGCGAAACCATGACCATTGGGGTGGTAATTCCCGACCTTGAGCGGCCGTTTTTTGCCACGGCCGTCAGCGGTATTCAGGACGTGGCCACGGCGGCGGGCTACCGGGTAATGATTTGCCAGTCGAAGGAATCGTACGAGGCGGAAGTGAGCAACGTGCAGGCCCTGATTGCCAACCGGGTGGACGGCTTGCTGATTTGCCACTCGCGCGAAACCGAGAACTTCGACCACGTGAAGGAGCCGGCGCGGCGCGGCATCCCGGTGGTGCACTTCGACCGGGTGTGCAACGAAGTGAACAGCGCCAAGGTCATCCTCGACGACCGCCAGGGCGCGTTTGCCATCACCGAGCACCTGATTGAGCAAGGGTGCCGGCGCATTGCCATCCTGGCCGGGCCGCCGTCGCTGCTCATCAGCCGGCAGCGGCAGGCCGGCTACCTGGGGGCCCTGCGCAAGCACGGCCTGCCCACCAGCGAGGAGCTGTGCACGCACATTAACTTCCGCCCCGAGTCGGCGGTGGCGGCCTTGGATGCGTGGCTGGCGCTGCCCGAGCCGCCCGACGCCATCTTTGCCATCAACTACACCAATGCCTTCGACCTGTTGCTGGCCCTGAAGCAGCGCGGCCTGCGGGTGCCGGCCGACATGGCCATCGTGGGCTTCGGCGACGAGTTTCTGGCCATGCTCATCGAGCCCGGCCTCACCACAGTGGACCTGCACCCCTTTCGCATTGGCCAGCAGGCGGCGCGGCTGTTTCTGGAGCAAATGGCGCAGAAAGAACAATTTGAGCCCCGCACCTGCATCATCCCCGGCGAGCTCATCATCCGCCAATCGTCGCTGAAAAGCCGCGGCTGA
- a CDS encoding IS3 family transposase (programmed frameshift), translated as MKKSRFSEAQIVAILQQQQSGQTVAQIVREHGMSEATFYAWKTKYAGLQVSELTRLKHLETENQRLTQLYAELSLENHAIKEVPAKKVVVPTARRQAAHHLVAHGLSQRRACQVVRLARSRYERGGPATARPATDAAVTAALRALVARHPGGGGWKYHHRLRKNNAGVNHKRLWRIYQALGLQLGKRRKKRRLPARLKQPLEVPATPNVCWSLDFTSDALTDGRRFRTLNVIDDFNREVLGIEVDFSLPAVRVVRLLAQLATQHGRPAKLRCDNGPELISRALSEWCEDQGIALHWIQPGKPTRNAYVERFDGSFRREVLDAYLFTSLQQVRRRLTEWMHDYNTLRPHQALNFLTPLEAKQAA; from the exons ATGAAAAAGAGCCGATTCAGCGAAGCGCAAATCGTCGCTATCCTTCAGCAGCAACAAAGCGGGCAGACCGTCGCGCAGATTGTGCGGGAGCACGGCATGAGCGAGGCCACCTTTTACGCGTGGAAAACGAAATACGCGGGCTTGCAAGTCAGTGAGCTGACGCGGCTCAAGCACCTGGAAACCGAAAACCAGCGCTTAACGCAGCTGTACGCCGAGCTGAGCCTGGAAAATCACGCGATTAAAGAGGTCC CTGCGAAAAAAGTAGTGGTCCCCACGGCTCGTCGGCAGGCGGCTCACCACTTGGTGGCCCACGGCCTGAGCCAGCGGCGCGCCTGCCAGGTGGTCCGCCTGGCGCGCAGCCGCTACGAACGCGGGGGCCCAGCAACGGCCCGGCCAGCCACCGATGCCGCCGTCACGGCGGCCTTGCGGGCCTTGGTGGCCCGGCACCCGGGGGGGGGGGGCTGGAAATACCACCACCGCCTGCGCAAGAACAACGCGGGGGTCAATCACAAACGCTTGTGGCGTATTTACCAGGCGCTGGGGCTGCAACTGGGCAAGCGGCGCAAGAAACGGCGCTTGCCCGCCCGCCTCAAACAGCCGCTTGAAGTGCCGGCCACGCCAAACGTCTGCTGGTCGCTCGATTTCACCAGCGACGCGCTGACCGATGGCCGCCGCTTCCGCACCCTGAACGTTATCGACGACTTCAACCGCGAGGTACTCGGCATCGAAGTCGACTTTTCGTTGCCCGCGGTGCGCGTCGTGCGCTTGCTGGCCCAGCTCGCTACCCAACACGGACGACCGGCCAAGCTGCGCTGCGATAATGGCCCGGAACTGATTAGCCGTGCCTTGAGCGAGTGGTGCGAAGACCAGGGCATTGCCCTGCACTGGATTCAGCCCGGCAAGCCCACCCGGAATGCTTACGTCGAACGCTTCGACGGCTCGTTTCGCCGCGAGGTGCTCGATGCGTACCTCTTCACTAGCTTGCAGCAAGTGCGGCGGCGGCTCACCGAATGGATGCACGATTACAACACCCTGCGTCCACACCAGGCCCTCAACTTTTTAACGCCCCTCGAAGCCAAACAAGCGGCCTGA
- a CDS encoding glycoside hydrolase family 3 C-terminal domain-containing protein — protein MGITGVLEGEEGESIASAHAGDRLDYNLPQNQIDFLKKLRQGSKTPIIAVVTGGSPMNLAEVHELADAVLLTWYPGEEGGNAAADLIFGKASPSGKLPVTFPRSLAQLPAYESYGMKGRTYRYLEAEPMYPFGYGLSYGKFAYSAARLSATKAAKNKPVKLTATVTNNGPMASEEVVQLYLTHPPKAGAQTPLFALKGFQRVSRAPGASTTVKFTLTPDLLALVNAQGQAVAPSGPVTVWAGGLPSARSLELGPPKPASAMLTIK, from the coding sequence ATGGGCATTACGGGCGTGCTGGAAGGGGAGGAGGGCGAGTCCATCGCCTCGGCCCACGCCGGCGACCGCCTCGACTACAACCTGCCCCAGAACCAAATCGACTTCCTCAAAAAGCTGCGCCAGGGCAGCAAAACGCCCATCATCGCCGTCGTGACGGGGGGGAGCCCCATGAACCTGGCCGAGGTGCACGAGCTGGCCGACGCCGTGCTCCTGACCTGGTACCCCGGCGAGGAAGGCGGCAACGCGGCGGCCGACCTCATCTTCGGCAAGGCTTCGCCCTCGGGCAAGCTGCCCGTCACGTTCCCCCGCAGCTTGGCCCAACTGCCGGCCTACGAGAGCTACGGCATGAAGGGCCGCACCTACCGCTACCTCGAAGCCGAGCCGATGTACCCCTTCGGCTACGGCCTCAGCTACGGCAAGTTTGCCTACTCGGCCGCCCGGCTCTCGGCCACCAAAGCGGCCAAAAACAAGCCCGTCAAGCTAACCGCCACCGTCACCAACAATGGCCCGATGGCCAGCGAGGAAGTTGTGCAGCTCTACCTCACGCACCCGCCCAAAGCCGGGGCCCAAACGCCGCTCTTCGCCCTCAAAGGCTTCCAGCGCGTGAGCCGGGCGCCGGGCGCCAGCACCACCGTCAAGTTCACGCTCACCCCCGACCTGCTGGCCTTGGTCAACGCGCAGGGGCAGGCCGTGGCGCCCAGCGGCCCCGTCACGGTGTGGGCGGGCGGCCTGCCCAGCGCCCGCAGCCTGGAGCTAGGGCCCCCCAAGCCCGCGTCGGCAATGCTCACCATCAAGTAA
- a CDS encoding xylulokinase, whose amino-acid sequence MKYLLGYDIGSSSIKASLLDIATGRCVAAVTSPTTEMGMDVPQPGWAEQRPERWWQEVINATQQLKAQYGFDASLLAGIGITYQMHGLVLLDKAGHVLRPAIIWCDSRAVEIGNEAFAGLGEEFCLQNFLNSPGNFTASKLKWVRENEPGIYAQIHKIQLPGDYLAYQLTGQMQTTVSGLSEGVFWNFKTQAIAQELLDYYGISAELLPEVVDTFSVQGHLTAEAAQALGLVAGTPISYRAGDQPNNAFSLNVLNAGEVAATGGTSGVVYGINETATADPRSRVNSFVHVNSTPEQPKNGVLMCLNGTGILNSWLRKMVGNLPYDQMNALAAQAPVGAQGLLFLPFGNGAERILENRPAAAGLHGLHFNIHGQPHLIRAAQEGIVYALNYGMDIMRASGVRVQKVRAGHANMFLSPVFREAFVNCGNVTLELYDTDAAQGAARGAGIGAGIYASPKEAFNGLARISTVEPTPTLQVQYQEIYSNWQELLARETRPAELLLA is encoded by the coding sequence ATGAAATACCTCCTCGGCTACGACATCGGTAGCTCTTCCATCAAAGCCTCGCTGCTCGACATCGCCACTGGCCGCTGCGTGGCGGCCGTCACCTCGCCCACCACCGAGATGGGCATGGACGTGCCCCAGCCCGGCTGGGCCGAGCAGCGCCCCGAGCGCTGGTGGCAGGAAGTCATCAACGCCACCCAGCAACTGAAGGCGCAGTACGGCTTCGACGCCTCGCTGCTGGCCGGCATCGGCATTACTTACCAGATGCACGGCCTGGTGCTGCTCGACAAGGCCGGCCACGTGCTGCGCCCCGCCATCATCTGGTGCGACAGCCGCGCCGTGGAAATTGGCAACGAGGCCTTTGCCGGACTGGGGGAGGAGTTTTGCCTGCAAAACTTCCTCAACTCTCCGGGCAACTTCACGGCCTCCAAGCTGAAATGGGTGCGCGAAAACGAGCCCGGGATTTACGCCCAAATCCACAAGATTCAGCTGCCCGGCGACTACCTCGCCTACCAGCTCACGGGCCAAATGCAGACGACGGTCTCGGGCCTGTCGGAGGGCGTGTTCTGGAATTTCAAGACCCAGGCCATCGCCCAGGAGCTACTCGACTACTACGGCATCAGCGCCGAACTGCTGCCCGAAGTGGTTGACACCTTTTCGGTGCAGGGCCACCTCACCGCCGAAGCGGCTCAGGCGTTGGGCCTGGTGGCCGGCACGCCCATCAGCTACCGCGCCGGCGACCAGCCCAACAACGCCTTCTCGCTGAACGTGTTGAACGCAGGCGAAGTAGCCGCCACCGGCGGTACCAGCGGCGTGGTCTACGGCATCAACGAAACTGCCACCGCCGACCCGCGCTCGCGCGTCAACTCGTTTGTGCACGTCAACAGCACCCCCGAGCAGCCCAAAAACGGCGTGCTCATGTGCCTCAACGGCACCGGCATCCTCAACAGCTGGCTGCGCAAAATGGTGGGCAACCTGCCCTACGACCAGATGAACGCGCTGGCCGCCCAGGCCCCCGTGGGGGCCCAGGGGCTGCTATTCCTCCCCTTCGGCAACGGCGCCGAGCGCATCCTCGAAAATCGGCCCGCCGCCGCCGGCCTCCACGGCTTGCATTTTAACATCCACGGCCAGCCGCACCTCATCCGGGCCGCCCAGGAGGGCATCGTGTACGCCCTCAACTACGGCATGGACATCATGCGCGCCTCGGGCGTGCGGGTGCAGAAAGTGCGCGCCGGCCACGCCAACATGTTCCTGAGCCCCGTATTCCGCGAGGCATTTGTGAACTGCGGCAACGTGACTCTGGAGCTTTACGACACCGATGCGGCCCAGGGCGCGGCGCGCGGCGCGGGCATCGGCGCGGGCATCTACGCCAGCCCGAAGGAGGCGTTTAATGGCCTGGCGCGCATCAGCACCGTAGAACCCACACCTACCTTGCAGGTGCAGTACCAGGAAATATATAGCAACTGGCAGGAGTTGCTGGCCCGTGAAACCCGGCCGGCAGAATTGCTGCTGGCGTAA
- the xylA gene encoding xylose isomerase translates to MATSEYFKGIGKIKYEGRESDNHLAFKWYDENRMVAGKTMKDHLRFATAYWHTFVGTGGDPFGPGTKKFGWDAKGDILGRAKDKADAAFEFFTKLGTPYYCFHDVDLVDEGSSLSEYERNLATIVDYAKQKQQETGVKLLWGTANVFSNPRYMNGASTNPDFAVVAYAGTQVKNSIDATIALGGEGYTFWGGREGYMTLLNTDMKREQAHLGQFLSIARDYARKQGFTGKFFIEPKPAEPTKHQYDFDAATVIGFLREHGLEKDFMLNLEVNHATLAGHTFQHELQVAADANLLGSIDANRGDNQNGWDTDQFPNNLNELTESMLIILAHGGITPGGINFDAKTRRNSTDLEDIFVAHIAGMDTFARALVTADAILEKSAYKKFRTDRYASFDAGKGADFAKGALTLEDLRKIAHESGEPTPRSGKQEWLESIINQYI, encoded by the coding sequence ATGGCAACCTCTGAGTATTTCAAAGGCATCGGCAAGATTAAGTACGAAGGCCGCGAATCTGATAATCACCTGGCGTTTAAGTGGTACGACGAAAACCGCATGGTGGCCGGCAAAACCATGAAGGACCACCTGCGCTTCGCCACGGCCTACTGGCACACCTTCGTGGGCACCGGCGGCGACCCGTTTGGCCCCGGCACCAAGAAGTTTGGCTGGGATGCCAAGGGCGACATCTTGGGCCGCGCCAAGGACAAGGCCGACGCGGCGTTTGAGTTCTTCACTAAGCTCGGCACGCCTTACTACTGCTTCCACGACGTGGACCTGGTGGACGAAGGCTCGTCGCTGAGCGAGTACGAGCGCAACCTGGCCACCATCGTGGACTACGCCAAGCAGAAGCAGCAGGAAACCGGTGTGAAGCTGCTGTGGGGCACGGCCAACGTGTTTTCGAACCCGCGCTACATGAACGGCGCCAGTACCAATCCCGACTTCGCCGTGGTGGCCTACGCCGGCACGCAAGTCAAAAACTCCATTGACGCCACCATCGCGCTGGGCGGCGAGGGCTACACCTTCTGGGGTGGCCGCGAAGGCTACATGACTCTACTCAACACGGACATGAAGCGCGAGCAGGCGCACCTGGGCCAGTTCCTGAGCATTGCCCGCGACTACGCCCGCAAGCAGGGCTTTACGGGTAAGTTTTTCATCGAGCCCAAGCCGGCCGAGCCCACCAAGCACCAGTACGACTTCGACGCGGCCACCGTTATCGGCTTCCTGCGCGAGCACGGCCTGGAGAAGGACTTCATGCTGAACCTGGAAGTGAACCACGCCACGCTGGCCGGCCACACCTTCCAGCACGAGCTGCAAGTAGCCGCCGACGCCAACCTGCTCGGCAGCATCGACGCCAACCGCGGCGATAACCAGAACGGCTGGGACACCGACCAGTTCCCCAACAACCTCAACGAGCTGACCGAGTCGATGCTCATCATTTTGGCGCACGGCGGCATTACGCCGGGCGGCATCAACTTCGACGCCAAAACGCGCCGCAACTCAACCGACCTGGAGGATATTTTCGTGGCCCACATCGCCGGCATGGACACCTTCGCCCGCGCCCTCGTCACGGCCGACGCCATTTTGGAGAAGTCGGCTTACAAGAAATTTCGCACCGACCGCTACGCCTCGTTCGACGCGGGCAAAGGCGCCGACTTCGCCAAGGGCGCCCTCACGCTGGAAGACTTACGCAAAATTGCGCACGAATCGGGCGAGCCTACCCCCCGCAGCGGCAAGCAGGAGTGGTTGGAGAGCATCATCAACCAGTACATCTAG
- the tkt gene encoding transketolase — MSNPQVSIDELSVNTIRLLSVDMVQKANSGHPGLPLGAAPMAYVLWSRFLRFNPQDPKWPNRDRFVLSAGHGSALLYSLLHLYGYDLSLDDLKQFRQMGSKTPGHPESHITPGVEVTTGPLGQGFANGLGMAMSEAHLAAVYNKAGHAPVQDHYTYVLVSDGDLMEGIASEAASLAGHLQLNKMIYLYDDNNISLDGPTSLTYTENPMKRFDAYYWHTQHVPDGNDLDAIENAIRVAQTVTDRPSIIAVRTIIGFGSPLAGTSKSHGSPLGPDNVKATKKFYGFDPEQSFQVPAEVYEHLQQPGQQGAELQKQWDADFAAYAEKFADEANMFKLSFEGKLPEGWDKDLPVYTPADGELATRQASGKALDAIKKAVPFMFGGSADLATSNEMDKAGSDSFQPAHPANRNVWWGVREHAMGAAMNGIAHHGGLRTYGGTFLTFSDYMRAAIRLTALAESTATFVFTHDSIGLGEDGPTHQPVEQVLALRTIPNIVVLRPADANESTEAWRIAMTTPKSPVVLIFSRQKLPILDQTKLGSAREGVAKGAYILSEAEGGQPQFILIATGSEVKLAMEAQIVLQKAGTPTRVVSMPSWELFEHQDKAYREKVLPPTVRKRLAIEAGSPIGWHKYTTDEGGIIAMNRFGESAPAEELFEKFGFTVENVVKRAQGVLAGHPEDESQDEEKKQVVAKGD; from the coding sequence ATGAGCAATCCCCAAGTTTCGATTGACGAGCTAAGCGTCAACACCATCCGCCTGCTGTCGGTAGATATGGTGCAGAAGGCCAATTCGGGCCACCCCGGCCTACCCCTCGGCGCCGCCCCAATGGCCTACGTGCTGTGGTCGCGCTTCCTGCGCTTCAACCCCCAGGACCCAAAGTGGCCCAACCGGGACCGCTTCGTACTGTCGGCGGGCCACGGCTCGGCGCTGCTCTACAGCCTGTTGCACCTCTACGGCTACGATTTGTCACTGGACGATTTGAAGCAGTTCCGCCAGATGGGCTCCAAGACGCCGGGCCACCCCGAGTCGCACATCACGCCCGGCGTGGAGGTGACGACCGGCCCGCTGGGCCAGGGCTTCGCCAATGGCCTGGGCATGGCCATGAGCGAGGCCCACCTCGCGGCGGTCTACAACAAAGCGGGCCACGCGCCGGTGCAGGACCACTACACCTACGTGCTGGTGAGCGACGGCGACCTGATGGAGGGAATCGCCTCGGAGGCGGCCTCGCTGGCCGGCCACCTGCAGCTGAACAAGATGATTTATCTCTACGATGATAACAACATCTCGCTCGATGGGCCGACCAGCCTGACCTACACCGAGAACCCGATGAAGCGCTTCGATGCCTACTACTGGCACACGCAGCACGTACCGGACGGCAACGACCTCGACGCCATCGAGAACGCCATTCGGGTGGCGCAAACGGTGACGGACCGGCCCTCGATTATCGCGGTGCGCACCATTATCGGCTTCGGCTCGCCGCTGGCCGGCACCAGCAAGTCGCACGGTTCGCCGCTGGGCCCCGATAATGTGAAGGCCACCAAGAAGTTCTACGGCTTCGACCCCGAACAGTCGTTCCAGGTGCCCGCCGAAGTGTACGAACACCTCCAGCAGCCCGGCCAGCAAGGCGCCGAGCTGCAAAAGCAGTGGGACGCCGATTTCGCGGCCTACGCCGAGAAATTTGCCGACGAGGCCAACATGTTTAAGCTTTCCTTCGAAGGCAAATTGCCCGAAGGCTGGGACAAGGACCTGCCGGTGTACACGCCCGCCGATGGCGAGTTGGCCACCCGCCAGGCTTCGGGCAAAGCCCTGGACGCCATCAAGAAAGCGGTGCCGTTTATGTTCGGCGGCTCGGCCGATTTGGCTACGTCGAACGAGATGGACAAGGCGGGCAGTGACAGCTTCCAGCCCGCGCACCCCGCCAACCGCAACGTGTGGTGGGGCGTGCGCGAGCACGCCATGGGCGCGGCCATGAACGGCATTGCTCACCACGGCGGCCTGCGCACCTACGGCGGCACCTTCCTCACGTTCAGCGACTACATGCGCGCCGCCATCCGCCTCACGGCCTTGGCCGAGAGCACGGCCACGTTCGTGTTCACCCACGACAGCATTGGCCTGGGCGAAGACGGCCCCACCCACCAGCCGGTGGAGCAAGTGCTGGCCCTGCGCACCATCCCCAACATTGTGGTGCTGCGCCCCGCCGACGCCAACGAAAGCACCGAAGCTTGGCGCATTGCCATGACCACGCCCAAGTCGCCGGTGGTGCTCATCTTCTCGCGCCAGAAACTGCCGATTCTCGACCAGACCAAGCTCGGCTCGGCCCGCGAAGGTGTAGCCAAGGGCGCCTACATCCTCAGCGAAGCGGAGGGTGGCCAGCCGCAGTTCATTCTTATTGCCACTGGCTCGGAGGTGAAGCTGGCGATGGAAGCGCAAATAGTGCTGCAAAAAGCTGGTACGCCCACCCGCGTGGTGAGCATGCCGAGTTGGGAGCTGTTTGAGCACCAAGACAAAGCCTACCGTGAAAAGGTGTTGCCGCCCACCGTGCGCAAGCGCCTGGCCATCGAGGCGGGCTCGCCCATTGGCTGGCACAAATACACCACCGACGAGGGCGGGATTATCGCCATGAACCGGTTCGGTGAGTCGGCCCCGGCCGAGGAGCTGTTCGAAAAATTTGGCTTCACGGTGGAAAACGTGGTCAAGCGCGCCCAGGGCGTGCTGGCTGGCCACCCCGAAGATGAAAGCCAGGACGAAGAGAAAAAACAAGTAGTGGCCAAGGGCGACTAG
- a CDS encoding endo-1,4-beta-xylanase yields the protein MQRTAEAFRYAHAADPNAVLFYNDYNTERPEKMERIYKLLKKLKDAKVPIGGVGLQSHWSLVEPTEQELRTTIERFGSLGLKVQVTELDVSVYLWEKDRRTKRPDESDAYTPDMQARQAAQYAMFFKVFRDEAKYLTDVTFWNISDHYSWLDTCPVAGRKNYPLLFDEQYRPKPAYYEVVKF from the coding sequence GTGCAACGCACTGCGGAGGCCTTCCGCTACGCCCACGCCGCCGACCCGAACGCGGTGCTGTTCTACAACGACTACAACACCGAGCGCCCCGAGAAGATGGAGCGCATCTACAAGCTGCTTAAGAAGCTGAAAGATGCCAAAGTGCCCATCGGCGGGGTGGGCCTGCAGAGCCACTGGTCGCTGGTGGAGCCCACGGAACAGGAGCTGCGCACCACCATCGAGCGCTTTGGCTCGCTGGGCCTGAAAGTGCAAGTGACCGAGCTGGACGTGTCGGTGTACCTCTGGGAGAAGGACCGCCGCACCAAGCGCCCCGACGAGTCGGATGCCTACACGCCCGACATGCAGGCCAGGCAGGCGGCGCAGTACGCTATGTTTTTCAAGGTGTTCCGCGACGAAGCCAAGTACCTCACGGACGTCACGTTCTGGAATATCTCCGACCATTATTCGTGGCTGGATACCTGCCCCGTAGCGGGCCGCAAAAACTACCCGCTGCTGTTTGACGAGCAGTACCGGCCCAAGCCGGCGTACTACGAAGTGGTGAAGTTTTAG
- a CDS encoding GH39 family glycosyl hydrolase produces MDVNRVQGPRAHAYDFCAGAGRANEGLRADWQQQLAQAQKECGFHYLRLHGLLHDDMGVYREDRAGQPVYNCNRCTTGSTSTSSTTFY; encoded by the coding sequence TTGGACGTCAACCGGGTGCAGGGCCCCCGGGCCCATGCGTATGACTTTTGCGCGGGGGCTGGCCGGGCCAACGAGGGCCTGCGCGCCGACTGGCAGCAGCAACTGGCGCAGGCTCAAAAGGAGTGCGGCTTCCACTACCTGCGTTTGCACGGCCTGCTGCACGACGACATGGGCGTGTACCGCGAGGACCGGGCCGGCCAACCGGTGTACAACTGCAACCGGTGTACAACTGGCAGTACATCGACAAGCTCTACGACTTTTTACTGA